A window from Rhea pennata isolate bPtePen1 chromosome 1, bPtePen1.pri, whole genome shotgun sequence encodes these proteins:
- the CBY1 gene encoding protein chibby homolog 1 isoform X2, giving the protein MPLFGNTFSPKKTPPRKSASLSNLHLLDRSTREIELGLEYGIPTMNLAGQSLKFENGQWIAESGSFTGDRREMQRLRKRNQQLEEENNLLRLKVDILLDMERHVQGMGKITPLLDLMFTSQI; this is encoded by the exons ATGCCTCTTTTTGGTAACACTTTTAGTCCAAAGAAAACACCACCCAGAAAATCAGCTTCTCTCTCCAACTTGCACTTG ctggaTAGATCAACTCGTGAAATTGAGCTGGGCCTGGAGTATGGCATCCCCACCATGAACCTTGCTGGTCAGAGCCTGAAGTTTGAAAATGGCCAGTGGATAGCAG AGTCAGGAAGCTTCACTGGGGATCGCAGGGAAATGCAACGCTTGCGCAAACGAAACCAGCagctagaagaagaaaacaacctCCTTCGACTGAAAGTGGATATTCTGTTGGATATG GAAAGGCATGTACAAGGTATGGGAAAGATCACACCCTTGCTTGATCTGATGTTCACCTCACAAATATAA
- the TOMM22 gene encoding mitochondrial import receptor subunit TOM22 homolog has translation MAAAASLSAEELLPKGGSGKAEELEDELEEEEEDDEELDETLAERLWGLTEMFPESVRSAAGATFELSVSVAQKMYRFSRAALWIGTTSFMILVLPVVFETEKLQMEQQQQLQQRQILLGPNTGLSGGMPGALPPFPGKI, from the exons ATGGCTGCCGCTGCGTCCCTGTCCGCCGAGGAGCTGCTGCCCAAGGGCGGCTCGGGCAAGGCCGAGGAGCTGGAGGAcgagctggaggaggaggaggaggacgacgaGGAG CTGGACGAGACGCTGGCGGAGCGGCTGTGGGGGCTCACGGAGATGTTCCCGGAGAGCGTCCGCTCGGCGGCCGGAGCCACCTTCGAGCTCTCGGTGTCGGTAGCGCAGAAGATGTACAG aTTCTCTAGGGCAGCTCTGTGGATTGGGACCACCTCCTTCATGATTCTGGTTCTTCCTGTCGTATTTgaaactgaaaagctgcagaTGGAGCAACAGCAGCAGTTGCAGCAACGACAG attCTATTAGGGCCCAACACAGGGCTGTCTGGGGGAATGCCGGGGGCCCTGCCTCCATTTCCTGGAAAAATCTAA
- the CBY1 gene encoding protein chibby homolog 1 isoform X1 encodes MPLFGNTFSPKKTPPRKSASLSNLHLLDRSTREIELGLEYGIPTMNLAGQSLKFENGQWIAESGSFTGDRREMQRLRKRNQQLEEENNLLRLKVDILLDMLSETTAESHLMEKELEELKNHSRRRK; translated from the exons ATGCCTCTTTTTGGTAACACTTTTAGTCCAAAGAAAACACCACCCAGAAAATCAGCTTCTCTCTCCAACTTGCACTTG ctggaTAGATCAACTCGTGAAATTGAGCTGGGCCTGGAGTATGGCATCCCCACCATGAACCTTGCTGGTCAGAGCCTGAAGTTTGAAAATGGCCAGTGGATAGCAG AGTCAGGAAGCTTCACTGGGGATCGCAGGGAAATGCAACGCTTGCGCAAACGAAACCAGCagctagaagaagaaaacaacctCCTTCGACTGAAAGTGGATATTCTGTTGGATATG CTCTCTGAGACCACAGCTGAGTCCCACCTGATGGAGAAAGAGCTGGAGGAACTGAAGAATCACAGCCGAAGGAGGAAGTGA